A stretch of the Xyrauchen texanus isolate HMW12.3.18 chromosome 20, RBS_HiC_50CHRs, whole genome shotgun sequence genome encodes the following:
- the ccdc85a gene encoding coiled-coil domain-containing protein 85A isoform X2 — protein sequence MRMEKPMQPQSTMSKSAEGPSEDLPKLTDEELLKWSKDELVRRLRKAEAEKMSVIVDHSNLIREVNRRFQQHLNEIRGLKEVNQKLQEDNQELRDLCCFLDDDRQKGKKVSREWQRLGRYSAGIMRKEVTLYLQKLKELEQRQEEVVRENLELRELCLMLDEEKGLSTGGSAGNGGPAGCRNSIDSQSSLSHASGPGPGLLRDVGDGSSTSSAGSTNSPDHLTHKQQLLGGPAGGSPDHLYKPGTGEEALRSEHTGRRHSTSQEYAAHTFPQVCRSRCGSFSSPDHKGLRGLSPEKLVNSLSRGSTEQFSKHLLVSSQPPSSPNLLQKHRVSMGSVCGSPEPKQILSGMPEHLQKGRIISGSPEMLRHQYGGSHEHSKFGSPGRDVAQKRTGGEEMSPHHRSIYTALISAGCCTSSCRSVKLWDSFDAS from the exons ATGAGAATGGAAAAGCCAATGCAGCCTCAGTCAACCATGTCCAAGAGCGCAGAAGGTCCGTCAGAGGACCTCCCCAAACTTACGGATGAGGAGCTTCTGAAATGGAGCAAGGATGAGCTGGTGCGCCGGCTGCGCAAAGCCGAAGCCGAGAAGATGAGCGTGATAGTGGACCACAGCAATCTCATCCGAGAGGTGAACCGCAGGTTTCAGCAGCACCTGAACGAGATACGTGGTTTGAAG GAGGTGAATCAGAAGCTCCAGGAGGACAACCAGGAGCTACGAGATCTCTGCTGCTTTCTGGATGACGATCGGCAAAAAGGGAAGAAGGTGTCGAGGGAGtggcagcgcctgggccggtatAGTGCAGGAATCATGCGTAAGGAAGTGACATTGTACCTGCAGAAGCTGAAAGAGCTGGAACAGAGGCAGGAGGAAGTGGTGAGGGAGAACCTTGAACTGAGAGAGCTGTGTCTCATGTTGGATGAAGAGAAGGGCTTATCCACTGGTGGGTCAGCAGGCAATGGGGGACCAGCCGGCTGCAGGAATTCAATTGATAGCCAGAGCAGCCTGTCTCATGCCAGTGGACCTGGGCCTGGACTACTGAGGGATGTAGGTGATGGGAGCAGTACCTCCAGCGCGGGCAGCACCAACAGTCCTGACCATCTCACACATAAACAGCAGCTGTTGGGTGGCCCAGCTGGAGGCAGTCCTGACCACCTATATAAGCCAGGCACAGGGGAGGAGGCATTACGTTCCGAGCACACAGGCCGCAGGCATAGCACCAGCCAGGAGTATGCTGCACATACCTTTCCCCAGGTATGCAGGTCTCGCTGCGGGTCTTTCTCCAGTCCGGACCATAAAGGCCTACGGGGGCTCAGTCCAGAGAAACTTGTCAACAGCCTGTCTaggggcagcacagagcagttCTCAAAACACTTGCTGGTGTCCTCTCAACCTCCCAGCAGCCCCAACCTTTTGCAGAAGCACAGGGTGAGCATGGGTAGTGTGTGTGGGAGTCCAGAGCCCAAACAAATTCTATCAGGGATGCCAGAACACCTACAGAAAGGTCGTATCATATCTGGGAGCCCTGAGATGTTAAGGCATCAGTATGGCGGCAGCCACGAACACAGCAAGTTTGGCAGCCCGGGCCGAGATGTAGCACAGAAGAGGACAGGGGGAGAGGAGATGTCGCCTCATCACCGGAGCATCTATACCG